One Hevea brasiliensis isolate MT/VB/25A 57/8 chromosome 5, ASM3005281v1, whole genome shotgun sequence genomic region harbors:
- the LOC110634334 gene encoding uncharacterized protein LOC110634334: MPQVDLETLVSACAGVSCDRKIACETLADTNTSTNNNDDQHHQPQESETDPPEIPPDFPPESFWLSKDAEFDWFDRNAFIERKDSTKVNSHSTNLNPNVNHQSNSQRFSNLKSKASIIGLPKPQKSCFVDARRHCKPGNTRLFPKRSASTSKSDSSLIEPSSPKVSCMGRVRSKKDRNRRLRNRQRSNETETKREKPERKQKGGFFASFRAIFSATRKQKVKSGKDASQRGSLSRKSSTKKKIDIRDRLPPVERDAPPRTSVGSDGYEPAVGAEPIGLGGMKRFASGRKSESWID, translated from the coding sequence ATGCCACAAGTGGATCTCGAAACTCTAGTTTCAGCCTGCGCCGGCGTCTCTTGCGACCGCAAAATCGCCTGTGAGACCTTGGCCGATACCAACACCTCCACCAACAACAACGACGATCAACACCACCAGCCTCAAGAATCTGAGACTGATCCACCAGAAATCCCGCCGGATTTCCCGCCTGAATCTTTTTGGCTTTCCAAGGACGCCGAATTCGACTGGTTCGATCGCAACGCATTCATTGAGCGCAAGGACTCCACCAAAGTAAACTCTCATTCCACGAACTTGAATCCCAATGTTAACCACCAGTCAAATTCTCAGAGATTTTCTAACTTGAAATCCAAAGCCTCCATTATTGGTTTGCCAAAGCCACAGAAGTCTTGCTTCGTGGATGCTAGGCGCCACTGTAAACCAGGAAACACGCGGTTGTTTCCCAAACGGTCTGCTTCCACCAGTAAATCAGATTCGTCTTTGATTGAGCCGTCTTCGCCTAAGGTCTCTTGTATGGGAAGAGTGAGATCAAAGAAAGACCGAAATCGGAGACTAAGGAATCGGCAACGATCTAACGAAACCGAGACTAAAAGGGAAAAACCGGAAAGGAAGCAAAAGGGGGGATTCTTTGCCAGTTTTCGGGCCATATTCAGTGCAACTAGGAAGCAAAAGGTGAAGAGTGGAAAAGATGCATCACAAAGAGGATCTCTGTCAAGAAAGAGCTCGACGAAGAAGAAGATTGACATCAGGGACCGGCTACCACCGGTCGAGAGAGATGCGCCGCCAAGAACGAGCGTAGGAAGTGACGGCTATGAACCGGCGGTGGGGGCTGAACCGATTGGTTTGGGTGGAATGAAGCGGTTTGCGTCAGGCAGGAAATCGGAGTCGTGGATAGACTGA